In a single window of the Nocardioides sp. L-11A genome:
- a CDS encoding MFS transporter, which yields MTATAGTHTPTHAAEGGSFLRQPRAVWAVAFACVIAFMGIGLVDPILKEIAAKLEATPSQVSLLFTSYMAVMGVAMLITGVVSSRIGAKRTLLTGLALIIVFAGLAGMSGSVGAVIGFRAGWGLGNALFIATALSTIVSSSKGSLAQAIILFEAALGLGIASGPLVGGLLGEQSWRGPFFGVSVLMTIALVATAIFLPATPPAARRTTLLDPFRALTHPALAVIAVVAACYNLGFFSLLAAGPFALPEAGIMQIGWIFFGWGVLLAVASVALAPWVQRRIGTVPALIGALSLFALDLVMMALGASTSTVVIVGIVAAGAFLGVINTLVTEAVMGAAPVERPVASAAYSFVRFTGGAVGPYVALKLAEHQGSAAPFWFGGIAVAVGVVVLVAGARTIGAALHGGSAPAPHSPAEAQAEALGDLA from the coding sequence GTGACCGCCACCGCCGGCACCCACACCCCCACCCATGCCGCCGAGGGCGGATCGTTCCTGCGCCAGCCGCGTGCGGTGTGGGCGGTCGCCTTCGCCTGCGTCATCGCGTTCATGGGCATCGGCCTGGTCGACCCGATCCTCAAGGAGATCGCCGCCAAGCTCGAGGCGACGCCGAGCCAGGTGTCCCTGCTGTTCACCAGCTACATGGCGGTGATGGGCGTGGCGATGCTGATCACCGGCGTCGTCTCCAGCCGGATCGGCGCCAAACGGACCCTGCTCACCGGCCTGGCCCTCATCATCGTCTTCGCCGGGCTCGCCGGCATGTCCGGCTCGGTCGGCGCCGTGATCGGCTTCCGCGCCGGCTGGGGTCTGGGCAACGCCCTCTTCATCGCCACCGCGCTGTCCACGATCGTGAGCTCCTCGAAGGGATCGCTCGCGCAGGCGATCATCCTGTTCGAGGCCGCGCTCGGGCTCGGCATCGCATCCGGCCCGCTGGTCGGCGGGCTGCTCGGCGAGCAGTCCTGGCGCGGCCCGTTCTTCGGCGTCTCCGTGCTGATGACGATCGCCCTGGTCGCCACCGCGATCTTCCTGCCGGCCACGCCGCCGGCCGCGCGTCGAACGACCCTGCTCGACCCGTTCCGCGCCCTCACCCATCCGGCGCTCGCCGTGATCGCCGTCGTCGCGGCCTGCTACAACCTCGGCTTCTTCTCACTGCTCGCTGCCGGCCCGTTCGCGCTACCCGAGGCCGGCATCATGCAGATCGGCTGGATCTTCTTCGGCTGGGGCGTGCTGCTGGCCGTCGCGTCGGTCGCACTCGCCCCGTGGGTGCAGCGCAGGATCGGCACCGTTCCCGCACTGATCGGGGCGCTCAGCCTCTTCGCGCTCGACCTGGTGATGATGGCGCTCGGCGCCTCCACCTCGACCGTGGTCATCGTCGGCATCGTGGCTGCCGGCGCCTTCCTCGGCGTCATCAACACCCTGGTCACCGAGGCGGTCATGGGCGCGGCCCCGGTCGAGCGGCCGGTCGCGTCGGCGGCGTACTCCTTCGTGCGGTTCACCGGCGGCGCCGTCGGCCCGTACGTCGCCCTCAAGCTCGCCGAGCACCAGGGCTCGGCCGCGCCGTTCTGGTTCGGCGGGATCGCGGTCGCGGTCGGGGTCGTCGTCCTCGTGGCCGGCGCCCGCACCATCGGCGCCGCCCTGCACGGCGGGTCCGCTCCGGCCCCGCACTCCCCCGCGGAGGCCCAGGCCGAGGCGCTGGGGGATCTCGCCTGA
- a CDS encoding DUF1697 domain-containing protein, whose protein sequence is MPTYVAFLRAINLGAKRKFPKAEIVAATEAAGGADVLTHINTGNVRLTTSLRSRAKVEAALERAYAEQVGFEVPTIVYTPAELVAIARDARELTAARTDLERHYVYLLKDEPDPALVAEIEARSDEVNAVVVRGRAAHLLLGPGYQAGGVDPYKTEKALRVVATNRNFNVVTTLADMWCS, encoded by the coding sequence ATGCCCACCTACGTCGCCTTCCTGCGCGCCATCAACCTCGGCGCGAAGCGGAAGTTCCCCAAGGCCGAGATCGTCGCCGCGACCGAGGCCGCCGGCGGGGCCGACGTGCTGACCCACATCAACACCGGGAACGTCCGGCTCACCACATCGCTGCGCTCGCGGGCGAAGGTGGAGGCGGCGCTGGAGCGGGCCTACGCCGAGCAGGTCGGCTTCGAGGTGCCGACCATCGTCTACACGCCCGCCGAGCTCGTCGCGATCGCCCGCGACGCCCGTGAGCTCACGGCCGCGCGCACCGACCTCGAGCGGCACTACGTCTACCTGCTCAAGGACGAGCCCGACCCGGCACTGGTCGCCGAGATCGAGGCGCGCAGCGACGAGGTCAACGCGGTCGTCGTGCGCGGCCGGGCGGCGCACCTGCTGCTCGGTCCGGGCTACCAGGCGGGCGGGGTCGACCCCTACAAGACCGAGAAGGCGCTGCGCGTGGTCGCCACCAACCGCAACTTCAACGTGGTCACCACGCTGGCCGACATGTGGTGCTCGTAG
- a CDS encoding MarR family transcriptional regulator, producing the protein MSTPDVDAASSDLTVYAARLVRLVRRAHAPSAGTRVLSILDETGPLGITALAQVDRCSQPTMTGQVRQLVELGWVTKAPHPEDARSSLVDLTDAGRAELRRIRRLSAALVSERLARTDLTADDLATAVAVLQAVLEPTPPTTPEGLS; encoded by the coding sequence GTGAGCACTCCCGACGTCGACGCCGCCAGCAGCGACCTCACCGTGTACGCCGCCCGGCTGGTGCGGCTCGTCCGGCGGGCGCACGCCCCCAGCGCCGGCACCCGGGTGCTCTCGATCCTCGACGAGACCGGGCCGCTCGGCATCACCGCGCTCGCCCAGGTCGACCGCTGCTCGCAGCCGACGATGACCGGCCAGGTCCGCCAGCTCGTCGAGCTGGGCTGGGTGACCAAGGCGCCCCATCCCGAGGACGCCCGCAGCAGCCTCGTCGACCTCACCGACGCGGGGCGCGCCGAGCTGCGCCGCATCCGGCGGCTCAGCGCCGCGCTCGTCTCCGAGCGCCTCGCTCGCACCGATCTCACCGCCGACGACCTCGCGACCGCCGTGGCCGTGCTCCAGGCCGTCCTCGAACCCACTCCCCCGACGACTCCGGAAGGACTCTCGTGA
- the clpS gene encoding ATP-dependent Clp protease adapter ClpS, with translation MTLADTPWVTVVWNDPVNLMSYVTFVFQKHFGYGKKKAEKLMMEVHEDGRSVVSSGTREEMERDVQAMHEYGLWATLSKAD, from the coding sequence ATCACGCTCGCCGACACCCCGTGGGTGACGGTGGTGTGGAACGACCCCGTGAACCTGATGTCCTATGTCACCTTCGTCTTCCAGAAGCACTTCGGCTACGGCAAGAAGAAGGCCGAGAAGCTGATGATGGAGGTCCACGAGGACGGCCGGTCCGTGGTCAGCAGCGGCACCCGCGAGGAGATGGAGCGCGACGTGCAGGCGATGCACGAGTACGGCCTGTGGGCGACCCTCTCGAAGGCCGACTGA
- a CDS encoding iron ABC transporter permease — MTVEQQPATADRAEPAGARPRLGTSGLAGATGALLLLVVVLLGASLWHLTQGTSAIGAGDLVRWLFGDRDRSGPGADAGDVLIGSRVPRLAAGIAVGFALGVAGALFQSLARNALASPDTLAVTGGAYLAVTVVAAFGLTVPVWASGLTAFVGGALAAFLVLGLAGGAGTATTRLVLAGSAVALALQAGTSTLLILFEEETTSLFAWGSGSLSQLGLRAFQQAAPVVVVCTLAALLLARRLDLLGLGDDSAAVLGVPVRSTRAAGTVLAVLLTAASVTLAGPIGFVGLFAPVIVRLCGRVVPALNRHAVLIPAAGLTGAVVVVLADALIRAVLGADRAISIPTGITTTLMGALVMIVLARRSRDSGPTRQTAAARVRVGGRIRFLVVLAVVAVATAAVTLLSLLAGDTWLRAGDLSLWLRGEAAPLIQFALDERAPRVAAAVLGGAALALSGALVQATCRNPLAEPGILGITGGAGVGAVVVVTGAGVSQAASNGAILVGAVSGALVAFALVYGLAWRHGLDADRLLLIGIGTWYGGAALTTFLLVRSNPWDTPRIYTWMSGTTYGRTFEQVLPVAVVLAVALPLAWLVRRELDLLALDEDTPRLVGVRLETVRLVVLVTAALLAATSVAAVGVVGFVGLVAPHMARALVGGRHARSVPVAILLGAALLGVADLVGRTVIAPAQIPAGLVVALVGAPYFVYLLARSRA, encoded by the coding sequence ATGACCGTCGAGCAGCAGCCCGCCACCGCGGACCGGGCCGAGCCGGCCGGGGCGAGGCCGCGGCTCGGGACCTCCGGCCTCGCGGGCGCCACCGGCGCGCTGCTGCTGCTCGTCGTCGTCCTGCTGGGGGCCTCACTGTGGCACCTGACCCAGGGCACGTCGGCGATCGGCGCGGGCGACCTGGTCCGCTGGCTGTTCGGCGACCGTGACCGCTCGGGGCCGGGGGCCGACGCCGGCGACGTCCTGATCGGCTCCCGGGTCCCGCGGCTCGCGGCGGGCATCGCGGTCGGCTTCGCGCTGGGCGTGGCGGGTGCGCTCTTCCAGTCGCTGGCGCGCAACGCGCTCGCGTCGCCTGACACCCTCGCGGTCACCGGCGGCGCCTATCTCGCGGTGACCGTCGTCGCCGCCTTCGGCCTCACGGTGCCGGTCTGGGCATCGGGGCTCACCGCGTTCGTGGGCGGTGCCCTCGCCGCCTTCCTCGTGCTCGGCCTCGCCGGCGGCGCCGGTACGGCGACCACGCGGCTGGTCCTCGCCGGCTCGGCCGTGGCGCTGGCGCTGCAGGCCGGCACGTCCACGCTGCTCATCCTGTTCGAGGAGGAGACGACCAGCCTGTTCGCGTGGGGGAGCGGCTCGCTCAGCCAGCTCGGGCTGCGTGCCTTCCAGCAGGCGGCGCCGGTCGTGGTGGTCTGCACCCTCGCGGCGCTGCTGCTCGCCCGGCGCCTCGACCTGCTCGGCCTCGGCGACGACAGTGCCGCCGTACTGGGCGTCCCCGTCCGCTCCACCCGCGCCGCGGGCACGGTGCTCGCGGTACTGCTCACCGCGGCATCGGTGACCCTCGCCGGGCCGATCGGCTTCGTCGGCCTGTTCGCCCCGGTGATCGTGCGGCTGTGCGGCCGGGTGGTGCCGGCGCTCAACCGGCATGCCGTGCTCATCCCCGCCGCCGGGCTCACCGGCGCCGTGGTGGTCGTCCTCGCCGACGCGCTGATCCGTGCGGTGCTCGGCGCCGACCGGGCGATCTCGATCCCGACCGGCATCACCACCACGCTGATGGGTGCGCTGGTGATGATCGTCCTGGCCCGCCGCAGCCGCGACTCCGGCCCGACCCGGCAGACCGCCGCGGCGCGGGTCCGGGTGGGCGGCCGGATCCGCTTCCTCGTCGTCCTGGCGGTGGTCGCCGTGGCCACGGCCGCGGTGACCTTGCTCAGCCTGCTGGCCGGCGACACCTGGTTGCGCGCCGGCGATCTCTCCCTGTGGCTGCGCGGGGAGGCGGCACCGCTCATCCAGTTCGCGCTCGACGAGCGGGCTCCCCGGGTCGCCGCGGCCGTGCTGGGCGGTGCGGCGCTGGCGCTGTCCGGTGCGCTGGTGCAGGCGACCTGCCGCAACCCCCTGGCAGAGCCGGGCATCCTCGGCATCACCGGCGGGGCCGGCGTGGGGGCCGTGGTCGTGGTGACCGGGGCCGGCGTCTCGCAGGCCGCGAGCAACGGCGCCATCCTGGTCGGAGCGGTGAGCGGCGCCCTCGTCGCCTTCGCCCTGGTCTACGGCCTCGCCTGGCGGCACGGGCTCGACGCCGACCGGCTCCTGCTCATCGGCATCGGCACCTGGTACGGCGGCGCCGCGCTCACCACCTTCCTGCTGGTGCGCTCGAACCCCTGGGACACGCCGCGGATCTACACCTGGATGTCCGGGACGACGTACGGCCGCACCTTCGAGCAGGTGCTGCCGGTCGCCGTCGTCCTCGCCGTCGCGCTGCCGCTGGCCTGGCTGGTGCGCCGTGAGCTGGACCTGCTCGCCCTCGATGAGGACACCCCGCGGCTGGTGGGTGTCCGCCTGGAGACCGTCCGGCTCGTCGTCCTGGTCACGGCCGCGCTGCTCGCCGCGACGAGTGTCGCCGCGGTCGGCGTGGTCGGCTTCGTCGGCCTGGTCGCGCCGCACATGGCGCGGGCGCTGGTCGGCGGGCGCCACGCGCGCTCGGTGCCGGTGGCGATCCTGCTCGGGGCGGCGCTCCTCGGCGTCGCCGATCTCGTCGGCCGGACCGTGATCGCGCCGGCCCAGATCCCCGCCGGGCTGGTCGTCGCGCTGGTCGGTGCGCCGTACTTCGTCTACCTGCTCGCCCGCTCGCGCGCCTGA
- a CDS encoding DUF3039 domain-containing protein, translating to MGFSTETDVREDRRTVPTDEGDHERFSHYVEKDKLTEAMVMGTPVVALCGKVWVPSRAPEKFPVCPECKEIWEGLGDDKGDDKGGKGPEGSGPDA from the coding sequence ATCGGCTTCTCGACCGAAACGGACGTCCGCGAGGACCGCCGTACCGTCCCGACCGACGAGGGCGACCACGAGCGTTTCTCCCACTACGTGGAGAAGGACAAGCTGACCGAGGCGATGGTCATGGGTACCCCGGTGGTGGCCCTGTGCGGGAAGGTCTGGGTGCCCAGCCGAGCGCCGGAGAAATTCCCGGTCTGCCCGGAGTGCAAGGAGATCTGGGAGGGGCTCGGCGACGACAAGGGCGACGACAAGGGCGGCAAGGGGCCGGAAGGGTCCGGTCCCGACGCATGA
- a CDS encoding DEAD/DEAH box helicase has protein sequence MTSLGPAWPERAAWGTAPSLRAWQSAALADYLARTPRDFLTVATPGAGKTTFALTVAAELLGRRLVDRLIIVAPTEHLKMQWAEAAARAGLPIDPTYSAGSGKISSDYVGVAVTYAGVGVNPLAMRIRTERFKTLVILDEIHHAGDSLSWGEGVREAFEPAARRLALTGTPFRSDINPIPFVTYAPGEGGVPTSVADYTYGYADALADHVVRPVLFLAYSGQMSWRTRAGDEVAASLGEPLTKDMTSQALRTALDPNGSWIPSVLAAADKRLSEVRRHVPDAGGLVIASDQDSARAYAKLLKQISGESATVVLSDEKASSKKISAFSENDSRWMVAVRMVSEGVDVPRLAVGVWATTTSTPLFFAQAVGRFVRARKRGEIASVFLPSVPNLLTFAAELEAQRDHVLKRRVNDEGDIFAAEDDLLAQANAGDAASDELEALPFEALGSEARFDHALYDGAQFGHEGEVHVGSDEEMDFLGIPGLLEPDQVSALLQQRQADRRRTRRPEAGERAGERPADTVAEVTTHEHLGLLRRELNSLVASWHHRTGQAHGITHAALRKECGGPAAAVANGEQLQKRIDRIREWAVRKTS, from the coding sequence ATGACCTCGCTCGGTCCGGCGTGGCCGGAGCGGGCAGCCTGGGGCACGGCGCCGTCGCTGCGTGCCTGGCAGTCCGCCGCGCTCGCCGACTACCTCGCCCGCACGCCGCGTGACTTCCTCACCGTCGCCACGCCCGGCGCCGGAAAGACGACCTTCGCCCTCACCGTCGCCGCCGAACTGCTCGGCCGGCGCCTGGTCGACCGACTGATCATCGTCGCGCCCACCGAGCACCTCAAGATGCAGTGGGCCGAGGCCGCCGCGCGAGCGGGGCTGCCGATCGACCCGACGTACTCCGCGGGCTCGGGCAAGATCTCCAGCGACTACGTCGGCGTCGCGGTCACCTACGCCGGCGTCGGCGTCAACCCGCTCGCCATGCGGATCCGCACCGAGCGGTTCAAGACCCTGGTGATCCTCGACGAGATCCACCACGCCGGCGACTCGCTGAGCTGGGGCGAGGGGGTACGGGAGGCGTTCGAGCCGGCGGCCCGGCGGCTGGCGCTGACCGGCACGCCGTTCCGCTCCGACATCAACCCGATCCCGTTCGTCACCTACGCGCCCGGGGAGGGCGGCGTACCGACGTCGGTGGCCGACTACACCTACGGCTACGCCGACGCGCTGGCCGACCACGTCGTGCGCCCGGTGCTGTTCCTGGCCTACTCCGGACAGATGAGCTGGCGCACCCGCGCCGGCGACGAGGTGGCCGCGTCGCTGGGCGAGCCGCTCACCAAGGACATGACCTCGCAGGCGCTGCGCACCGCGCTCGACCCCAACGGCTCGTGGATCCCGTCCGTGCTGGCCGCGGCCGACAAGCGGCTCTCCGAGGTGCGTCGCCATGTCCCGGACGCGGGCGGCCTGGTGATCGCCTCCGACCAGGACAGCGCGCGTGCCTACGCCAAGCTGCTCAAGCAGATCAGCGGCGAGTCGGCGACCGTCGTCCTGTCCGACGAGAAGGCGTCGTCGAAGAAGATCTCCGCCTTCAGCGAGAACGACAGCCGGTGGATGGTGGCGGTCCGGATGGTGTCCGAGGGCGTCGACGTGCCGCGCCTCGCGGTCGGCGTGTGGGCCACGACGACGTCGACCCCGCTCTTCTTCGCGCAGGCCGTCGGCCGCTTCGTGCGCGCCCGCAAGCGCGGCGAGATCGCCTCGGTGTTCCTGCCGTCGGTCCCGAACCTGCTCACCTTCGCCGCCGAGCTCGAGGCGCAGCGCGACCACGTGCTCAAGCGCCGGGTGAACGACGAGGGCGACATCTTCGCGGCCGAGGACGACCTGCTCGCCCAGGCCAACGCCGGTGACGCCGCCTCCGACGAGCTCGAGGCGCTGCCCTTCGAGGCGCTCGGCTCCGAGGCTCGCTTCGACCATGCCCTCTACGACGGCGCGCAGTTCGGCCACGAGGGCGAGGTCCACGTGGGCTCGGACGAGGAGATGGACTTCCTCGGCATCCCCGGGCTGCTCGAGCCCGACCAGGTCAGTGCCCTGCTCCAGCAGCGGCAGGCGGACCGTCGTCGTACCCGACGCCCGGAGGCGGGCGAGCGCGCGGGCGAGCGTCCTGCCGACACGGTCGCCGAGGTGACCACCCACGAGCACCTCGGCCTGTTGCGCCGCGAGCTCAACTCGCTGGTCGCGTCGTGGCACCACCGCACCGGCCAGGCGCACGGGATCACCCATGCCGCGCTGCGCAAGGAGTGCGGCGGCCCGGCCGCCGCCGTCGCCAACGGCGAGCAGCTGCAGAAGCGGATCGACCGGATCCGGGAGTGGGCGGTCCGCAAGACCTCGTGA
- a CDS encoding PaaI family thioesterase codes for MTESATKTQLAAVDPATLDGFEQLHAMLEGRLPAAPIADTLGFVGFEVPERGTAVFELDPELRHYNPIGSVHGGVFATLLDSACGCAVHSTLAVGEGYTSLDLTVKFLKAVTVDSGRLRAVGTVLQRGRRTALAEAKLYDGRERLVAYASSSCMIFS; via the coding sequence ATGACTGAGTCCGCGACCAAGACCCAGCTCGCCGCGGTCGACCCGGCGACGCTCGACGGCTTCGAGCAGCTGCACGCGATGCTCGAGGGCCGTCTGCCGGCTGCACCGATCGCAGACACGCTGGGCTTCGTCGGCTTCGAGGTCCCCGAGCGGGGCACCGCGGTCTTCGAGCTCGACCCGGAGCTGCGCCACTACAACCCGATCGGAAGCGTGCACGGCGGCGTCTTCGCGACCCTGCTCGACTCCGCCTGCGGCTGCGCCGTCCACTCCACCCTCGCTGTCGGCGAGGGCTACACCTCCCTCGACCTGACCGTGAAGTTCCTCAAGGCGGTCACCGTCGACTCCGGCCGCCTGCGCGCTGTCGGCACGGTGCTGCAGCGCGGCCGGCGTACCGCCCTCGCGGAGGCGAAGCTGTACGACGGCCGCGAGCGGCTGGTCGCCTACGCGAGCTCGAGCTGCATGATCTTCTCCTGA
- a CDS encoding helix-turn-helix domain-containing protein gives MVAPDAPPSSPPALAWSVDNCTLGRAMAILGERWTVVVLREVFLGVRRFDDIRRHAGIPRQVLTDRLASLVEEGILRKEPYREDGARTRHEYRLTAKGLELQPILLAISHWGDRHLADPGGPPTVFVHRDCEEPVHVEVRCAAGHQVDDPRGVATRPGPGVRPFQARERASR, from the coding sequence ATGGTCGCCCCCGACGCACCCCCGAGCTCCCCGCCAGCGCTCGCCTGGTCGGTCGACAACTGCACGCTCGGCCGGGCGATGGCGATCCTCGGCGAGCGTTGGACGGTCGTCGTGCTGCGCGAGGTGTTCCTCGGCGTACGCCGCTTCGACGACATCCGCCGCCACGCCGGCATCCCCCGCCAGGTGCTCACCGACCGGCTCGCCTCCCTGGTCGAGGAGGGCATCCTGCGCAAGGAGCCCTATCGCGAGGACGGCGCCCGCACCCGGCACGAGTACCGCCTCACCGCGAAGGGGCTCGAGCTGCAGCCGATCCTGCTCGCCATCAGCCACTGGGGCGACCGCCACCTGGCCGACCCGGGCGGTCCGCCGACGGTGTTCGTGCACCGCGACTGTGAGGAGCCGGTGCACGTCGAGGTCCGGTGCGCCGCGGGCCACCAGGTCGACGACCCGCGCGGGGTCGCCACACGTCCGGGTCCGGGCGTGCGGCCCTTTCAGGCGCGCGAGCGGGCGAGCAGGTAG
- a CDS encoding ABC transporter ATP-binding protein: MTTVLEGRDLVLGYQRAAVVHGVSVRLEPGRVTALIGPNGSGKSTVLRSLARLHPVAEGRVTLDDADTAPLSAKEFARRVTLLSQSRPHPSGLEVRDVVAFGRHPHRGRFAGATDADRAAVDHAMAVTGIADMAGRPVDQLSGGELQRVWLATCLAQDTAVVLLDEPTNHLDLRYQVETLDLVRDLADRHGTALGVVLHDLNHAATVADQVVLLHQGTVRAVGTPVDVLTPAHLSAVYGLPIRCLVDPDTGAVRVEAQGRHRRHRSR, translated from the coding sequence GTGACGACGGTGCTCGAAGGACGCGACCTGGTGCTGGGCTACCAGCGCGCCGCGGTGGTGCACGGGGTCTCGGTGCGTCTCGAGCCCGGCCGGGTCACCGCACTCATCGGACCCAACGGCAGCGGCAAGTCCACGGTGCTGCGCTCGCTGGCCCGGCTCCATCCCGTCGCGGAGGGCCGGGTGACCCTCGACGACGCCGACACCGCCCCGCTGAGTGCGAAGGAGTTCGCCCGGCGGGTGACCCTGCTGTCCCAGTCGCGGCCGCATCCCTCGGGACTGGAGGTCCGCGACGTCGTCGCCTTCGGGCGGCACCCCCATCGCGGCCGCTTCGCCGGCGCCACGGACGCCGACCGGGCCGCCGTCGACCACGCCATGGCGGTCACCGGGATCGCCGACATGGCCGGCCGGCCGGTCGACCAGCTCTCCGGTGGCGAGCTCCAGCGGGTCTGGCTGGCCACCTGCCTCGCTCAGGACACCGCGGTCGTGCTCCTCGACGAGCCGACCAACCACCTCGACCTGCGCTACCAGGTCGAGACCCTCGACCTGGTCCGCGACCTCGCGGACCGGCACGGGACGGCGCTCGGCGTCGTCCTCCACGACCTGAACCATGCCGCCACCGTGGCCGACCAGGTCGTGCTGCTGCACCAGGGCACGGTGCGCGCGGTCGGTACGCCGGTCGACGTACTCACTCCCGCCCACCTGTCCGCCGTGTACGGACTGCCCATCCGCTGTCTCGTCGACCCGGACACGGGCGCGGTGCGGGTGGAGGCCCAGGGCAGGCACCGACGGCACCGCTCCCGCTGA
- a CDS encoding iron-siderophore ABC transporter substrate-binding protein, with protein MKTRPISAVLMPVVALPLGLLLTACGTTDTGADKEAPKANESADCSADETATATGPVSLTDSYGRTVELDKPAERVAVLEWQQVEDVLTLCLTPVAVADAEGYTTWDTAEKLPGGVTDVGTRGEPNLETLFGTDPDLVIVEAYTAEDEILQQLAKYDVPVLATKGADAADPVANMLGTFELIAQATGREERAKVVVDDFNAHLAEAKEEVATADATSFVYFDGYVQGGNVSIRPFGQGSLIGELGEALGLTNAWTGDVDEAYGLGQTDIEGMSELGDATFLYTGTVDPEGDVNATLAENAVWQKIPAVAEGRSHAFPPGVWTFGGPRSAEQIIDAYVDLLTK; from the coding sequence ATGAAGACCCGACCGATCTCCGCTGTCCTGATGCCGGTGGTGGCGCTGCCGCTCGGCCTGCTCCTGACGGCCTGCGGCACGACTGACACCGGTGCCGACAAGGAGGCCCCGAAGGCCAACGAGTCGGCCGACTGCTCGGCCGACGAGACCGCGACCGCCACCGGGCCGGTCAGCCTGACCGACAGCTACGGCCGCACGGTCGAGCTCGACAAGCCCGCCGAGCGCGTGGCCGTGCTCGAGTGGCAGCAGGTCGAGGACGTGCTCACCCTCTGCCTCACCCCCGTCGCGGTCGCCGACGCCGAGGGCTACACCACCTGGGACACCGCCGAGAAGCTGCCCGGCGGCGTCACCGACGTGGGCACCCGCGGCGAGCCGAACCTCGAGACCCTCTTCGGCACCGACCCCGACCTGGTCATCGTCGAGGCCTACACCGCCGAGGACGAGATCCTCCAGCAGCTGGCGAAGTACGACGTACCGGTGCTCGCCACCAAGGGCGCCGACGCCGCCGACCCGGTGGCCAACATGCTCGGCACCTTCGAGCTGATCGCGCAGGCGACCGGTCGCGAGGAGCGGGCGAAGGTCGTGGTCGACGACTTCAACGCCCACCTCGCCGAGGCGAAGGAGGAGGTCGCCACGGCTGACGCGACCTCGTTCGTCTACTTCGACGGCTACGTGCAGGGCGGGAACGTCTCGATCCGTCCCTTCGGCCAGGGCTCGCTCATCGGGGAGCTCGGCGAGGCGCTCGGCCTCACCAACGCCTGGACGGGCGACGTCGACGAGGCGTACGGCCTCGGCCAGACCGACATCGAGGGCATGAGCGAGCTCGGCGACGCGACCTTCCTCTACACCGGCACCGTCGATCCCGAGGGCGACGTGAACGCCACCCTCGCCGAGAACGCCGTCTGGCAGAAGATCCCCGCCGTCGCCGAGGGCCGCAGTCACGCGTTCCCCCCGGGCGTGTGGACCTTCGGCGGCCCGCGCTCGGCCGAGCAGATCATCGACGCGTACGTCGACCTGCTCACGAAGTAG